One window of Nostoc sp. C052 genomic DNA carries:
- a CDS encoding Uma2 family endonuclease → MTTENNPAAILQPTAVVDWEPPMPPTDLIFDDGEPLESNRHRIAMNVLIRSLQQAWNDRNDYFTGGNMFIYYSSTQVRNRDFRGPDFFAVLNVDGNNSRQGWVVWEENGRYPDVIVELMSPSTAAIDKSIKKNLYEQTFHTSDYFVYDPFDPNSLQGWHLDDNQQYQPLTSNERNWLWCRRLNFWLGTWEGTIDRETAIWLRFYDVAGNLVLLPEEAAKAREEEAKAREEETKARAERLAAKLRELGENPDLL, encoded by the coding sequence ATGACTACTGAAAATAATCCAGCAGCGATATTGCAACCTACAGCCGTTGTGGATTGGGAACCTCCCATGCCACCTACAGATTTAATATTTGATGATGGTGAACCCTTGGAATCTAATCGCCACCGGATTGCTATGAATGTCCTCATTCGGTCATTGCAGCAGGCTTGGAATGATCGCAATGATTATTTTACTGGGGGAAATATGTTTATTTACTACAGCAGTACCCAAGTTCGTAACCGTGACTTTCGCGGGCCAGATTTTTTTGCGGTGCTGAATGTTGACGGTAATAATTCCAGACAAGGTTGGGTAGTGTGGGAAGAAAATGGGCGTTATCCCGACGTAATTGTGGAATTAATGTCACCATCAACCGCAGCAATAGACAAAAGCATTAAGAAAAATCTTTACGAACAAACTTTTCATACCTCAGATTATTTTGTCTATGATCCCTTTGATCCTAATTCTTTGCAGGGATGGCATTTAGATGATAATCAACAATACCAGCCTTTGACTTCAAATGAGCGCAATTGGCTATGGTGTAGACGTTTAAATTTCTGGTTAGGAACTTGGGAAGGAACCATAGACAGAGAAACGGCGATCTGGTTGCGATTTTATGATGTAGCAGGCAATTTAGTTCTATTACCAGAAGAAGCTGCAAAAGCACGAGAGGAAGAAGCGAAAGCACGCGAGGAAGAAACAAAAGCAAGAGCCGAACGTTTAGCGGCTAAATTAAGAGAATTGGGTGAGAATCCAGATTTGTTGTGA
- a CDS encoding peptide ABC transporter substrate-binding protein codes for MNNKFSRGQIFAGSLLSILLLSACSTPKTESPTTSTPAATSSAASDTLRLLYWQAPTILNPHLAQGSKDFEASRITYEPLASFDKDGKLVAFLAAEIPSLENGGVAKDGKSVTWKLKQGVKWSDGKPFTAADVVFTYQFVSNPAVGATTAANYQAIKSVEAIDDYTVKINFQNPNPAWSLPFIGSNGPILPRHIFEPYSGSKAREAPANLIPVGTGPYKVVDFKPGDIVIYEANSFFREANKPFFKRVELKGGGDAVSAARAVLQTGDVDFAWNLQVEAPILKQLEAAGKGKLDISFGSFLERIAINQTDPNKQTKDGERSSLEFPHPFFKDLKVRQALNYAIDRDTINQQLYGQTGRAVTNILVAPDIYNSPNNKYEFNLKKAADLLDEAGWKDTNGNGIRDKNGVELKVLFQTSANPVRQKTQEIIKQSLTSIGVGVELKSIDSSIFFSSDPANPDTLAHFNADLQMFSSGNSNPDPGTYLKAWTCNEIPQKKNNWSKPNSSRYCNPEYDKLWQQSNTELDPQKRRQLFIQMNDLLIKEQAVIPLISRANVNGVSNRLTGIDATPWDDRTWNIKDWRLQ; via the coding sequence ATGAATAATAAATTCAGTAGGGGTCAGATTTTTGCTGGTTCGTTACTTAGTATATTGTTGCTAAGTGCTTGTTCTACGCCAAAGACTGAATCTCCAACTACCTCTACTCCAGCAGCGACAAGTAGTGCTGCTAGCGATACCTTACGGCTTCTTTATTGGCAAGCACCAACTATTCTCAATCCCCATTTGGCTCAAGGTAGCAAAGACTTTGAAGCCAGTCGAATTACTTATGAACCTCTAGCCAGCTTTGATAAAGATGGTAAGCTAGTTGCTTTTCTAGCAGCAGAAATCCCATCTTTAGAGAATGGTGGAGTCGCCAAAGATGGTAAATCAGTAACTTGGAAACTCAAACAAGGAGTCAAATGGTCTGATGGTAAACCTTTCACTGCTGCGGATGTGGTGTTTACTTACCAATTTGTTAGTAATCCAGCAGTAGGTGCAACTACTGCTGCAAATTATCAAGCTATCAAAAGCGTCGAAGCTATTGACGACTACACCGTTAAAATCAATTTCCAAAATCCTAACCCGGCTTGGTCGCTGCCGTTTATTGGTTCCAATGGACCAATCCTACCTCGTCATATCTTTGAGCCATACAGCGGTAGCAAAGCTAGGGAAGCTCCAGCTAATCTAATTCCTGTCGGTACTGGCCCTTATAAAGTCGTTGATTTCAAACCTGGTGACATTGTTATCTATGAAGCTAATTCCTTTTTCCGGGAAGCTAATAAACCTTTCTTTAAACGAGTAGAACTTAAAGGTGGTGGGGATGCTGTTTCTGCTGCTAGAGCCGTATTGCAGACTGGAGATGTAGATTTTGCTTGGAATCTCCAAGTAGAAGCTCCAATCCTTAAGCAGTTGGAGGCAGCAGGAAAAGGAAAATTAGATATCAGCTTCGGCTCTTTTTTAGAGCGGATTGCGATTAATCAGACTGATCCTAACAAGCAAACAAAAGATGGTGAACGTTCTAGCTTAGAGTTCCCCCATCCATTTTTTAAAGACTTGAAAGTGCGTCAGGCTCTTAATTATGCTATTGATCGTGATACTATTAACCAACAATTATATGGTCAAACTGGCCGTGCTGTGACAAATATCTTAGTAGCACCAGATATCTATAATTCGCCTAATAACAAATATGAATTTAATCTGAAAAAAGCTGCTGATTTGCTCGATGAAGCTGGATGGAAAGACACCAATGGCAACGGCATTCGGGATAAAAATGGTGTAGAACTGAAGGTTTTGTTTCAGACTTCTGCCAACCCAGTCCGCCAGAAAACGCAGGAAATCATTAAACAATCGCTAACCTCCATTGGCGTGGGGGTAGAACTCAAGAGTATCGATTCAAGTATTTTCTTTTCTAGTGACCCCGCTAACCCAGATACTCTTGCTCACTTTAACGCTGATTTGCAAATGTTTAGTAGTGGCAATAGTAATCCAGACCCAGGTACTTATCTAAAGGCGTGGACTTGTAATGAGATTCCCCAGAAGAAAAATAATTGGTCGAAACCGAATAGTTCTCGTTACTGCAACCCTGAATATGACAAGCTTTGGCAACAGTCTAATACAGAGCTAGACCCACAAAAACGTCGGCAATTATTTATTCAAATGAATGATTTGTTAATTAAAGAGCAAGCTGTGATTCCTCTAATTTCTCGCGCTAATGTTAATGGAGTAAGTAACAGACTCACTGGTATAGATGCAACACCTTGGGATGATCGTACTTGGAATATTAAGGATTGGCGGCTACAGTAA
- a CDS encoding GNAT family N-acetyltransferase: MSQVVKSDIKVRRCLPSDAESVLKVHRAAIHGTASSYYPKEIIQDWASPITPSKIKAFADNTVVGEETRIVAEINSQIVGFGAIVIINSELRAVYVSPNFGRSGVGSVILQELEHLAREQGLSELHLNASLNAEPFYKVNGYVNEGFEEYILRSGLKMPSVKMNKKL; encoded by the coding sequence ATGTCGCAAGTTGTAAAGTCAGATATAAAAGTACGCCGTTGTTTGCCATCAGATGCAGAGAGCGTCTTAAAGGTACATCGAGCAGCAATTCATGGAACTGCTTCATCGTATTATCCAAAGGAAATTATTCAAGATTGGGCATCTCCAATTACGCCTTCTAAAATTAAGGCTTTTGCAGATAATACTGTTGTTGGGGAAGAAACCCGAATCGTGGCAGAAATTAATAGCCAAATTGTGGGATTCGGTGCAATTGTTATTATAAATAGTGAATTACGTGCAGTGTATGTGTCTCCGAATTTTGGTCGTTCTGGAGTGGGAAGTGTAATACTTCAAGAGTTAGAACACTTAGCACGTGAGCAAGGATTGTCGGAATTACATTTGAACGCTTCGCTCAATGCTGAACCGTTTTATAAAGTTAATGGTTATGTAAATGAAGGTTTTGAAGAATATATCTTGCGTTCTGGTCTAAAAATGCCATCTGTTAAGATGAACAAAAAATTGTAA
- a CDS encoding ABC transporter permease — protein MNKYLINRLLIAIPTLIAISVVIFTILALAPGDPMGEFALNPSITAEVRENIKISLGLDQPLHIRYIKWVTAFVSGDMGYSFTSRSPVIGLILQRLPTTLWVVGSAYFFGILLAIPLGVISALKRHSLIDTILTTLVFFGFSLPTFFTGLLFIIIFSIQLKWLPFIYNSTLQVTDWQSFITQVKQSIMPICVLGLWQTAMLMRFVRSEILENIHQDYVRTAYAKGLPKFLVINRHVLRNALIPVVTLVALDIPSVFTGALVTEKVFRVPGIGALLIDSIYKNDTPVVMAITFIYAILIVIFNLVADILYGLLDPRVKYTK, from the coding sequence ATGAATAAATACTTAATTAATCGTCTACTAATTGCTATTCCCACCTTAATTGCCATCAGTGTTGTTATATTTACTATTCTGGCATTAGCACCTGGCGATCCAATGGGAGAATTTGCACTCAATCCCTCTATTACAGCTGAAGTTCGGGAAAATATTAAAATATCTTTAGGTTTAGATCAACCGCTCCATATCCGCTATATCAAATGGGTTACAGCTTTTGTTAGTGGAGATATGGGCTATTCTTTTACTAGTCGTAGTCCAGTAATTGGTTTAATTCTCCAACGCTTACCGACAACGCTATGGGTGGTTGGTTCTGCTTACTTTTTTGGCATACTGTTAGCTATTCCTTTGGGAGTAATTTCGGCTCTCAAACGTCATTCTCTGATTGATACAATTTTGACTACTTTAGTTTTTTTTGGGTTTTCTCTACCAACATTTTTTACAGGCTTATTATTTATTATTATCTTCAGCATCCAATTGAAATGGTTGCCTTTTATCTATAACAGCACATTACAGGTAACAGATTGGCAGAGTTTTATCACTCAAGTTAAACAATCGATTATGCCGATTTGCGTATTAGGACTCTGGCAAACAGCAATGCTGATGCGCTTTGTGCGTTCAGAGATTTTAGAAAATATCCATCAAGACTATGTGCGTACTGCTTATGCTAAAGGATTACCCAAATTTTTAGTTATCAATCGTCATGTTTTGCGGAATGCGTTAATTCCTGTAGTTACATTGGTAGCCTTGGATATTCCCAGTGTTTTTACAGGTGCTTTAGTTACAGAAAAAGTTTTTCGTGTTCCGGGAATTGGCGCTCTATTAATTGACTCTATCTATAAGAATGACACACCAGTTGTCATGGCAATTACTTTTATATATGCAATTTTAATTGTGATTTTTAATCTCGTTGCAGACATTCTTTATGGGTTACTCGATCCTCGTGTCAAATACACGAAGTAG
- a CDS encoding DUF2256 domain-containing protein, which produces MGRVRSKSDLPTKICPVCQRPFTWRKKWQDCWDDVKYCSERCRRRRSEAQT; this is translated from the coding sequence ATGGGACGTGTTCGTTCTAAATCTGACCTACCGACAAAAATCTGTCCGGTATGTCAACGTCCTTTTACATGGCGTAAAAAGTGGCAGGATTGCTGGGACGATGTGAAATACTGCTCAGAACGTTGTCGTCGTCGCCGTTCTGAAGCGCAAACTTAA
- a CDS encoding nitroreductase family protein produces MTEKLAQTQYPVHDFIRSRWSPRAFADRPVEQDKLLSLLEAARWAPSSYNYQPWSFIVATKDEPTEYNRLLSTLVEFNQGWAKNAPILILAVAKVRSEDGKANRHAFHDVGLALENLILQATSFGLFAHQIAGFNADSARELYQIPDDYEPATVVTVGYPGDPETLSEGLRERELAARVRKPLKEFVFTGQWGNSSPLLNN; encoded by the coding sequence ATGACTGAGAAACTTGCACAAACGCAATATCCTGTTCATGACTTCATCCGTAGTCGCTGGAGTCCTAGAGCCTTTGCCGACCGTCCCGTAGAGCAAGATAAGCTTCTATCTCTGCTAGAAGCCGCTCGTTGGGCCCCTTCTTCCTACAATTATCAGCCTTGGAGTTTTATTGTTGCTACCAAAGACGAACCGACGGAATATAACCGTCTACTCAGTACTCTGGTTGAGTTTAATCAAGGGTGGGCGAAAAATGCTCCCATCTTAATCCTGGCTGTTGCTAAAGTCCGCTCTGAAGATGGCAAAGCAAATCGACACGCATTTCACGATGTTGGTTTAGCATTAGAAAACCTCATTCTTCAAGCAACTTCTTTCGGTTTGTTTGCCCATCAAATAGCTGGATTTAATGCAGACAGCGCCAGGGAACTATACCAAATTCCAGATGACTACGAACCTGCTACTGTCGTCACAGTTGGCTATCCTGGCGATCCAGAGACTCTTTCTGAGGGACTGCGCGAACGGGAACTAGCAGCCCGTGTCCGCAAACCTTTAAAGGAATTTGTCTTTACTGGACAGTGGGGAAATAGTTCACCTTTATTGAATAATTAA
- a CDS encoding isoaspartyl peptidase/L-asparaginase — MELQVQPKLIIHGGAGSSLHGKGGLEAVRRSLHTVVEEVYSLLLSGSPASEAVVQGCQMLEDNPRFNAGTGSVLQSDGQIRMSASLMDGASGRFSGVINISRVKNPIDLAQFLQSSPDRVLSDFGSAELAREMQIPSYNALTDLRLQEWIQERQDNFKSTMAGVVAEPELLETSNAGRGTIGVVALDTYGKLAAGTSTGGKGFERIGRVSDSAMPAGNYATSNAGVSCTGIGEDIIDECLAARIVVRVTDGMSLKDAMQRSLAEAHQNKRDLGAIALDASGAIAWGKTSEILLAAYHNGEKIGDTLEWNDSELIGYC; from the coding sequence ATGGAGTTACAGGTGCAACCTAAATTAATTATTCATGGTGGGGCTGGTAGTTCTCTCCACGGTAAAGGAGGATTGGAGGCGGTGCGCCGATCGCTCCATACAGTAGTAGAAGAAGTCTATTCTCTGCTATTGTCAGGATCGCCTGCCTCTGAGGCAGTGGTGCAGGGTTGCCAAATGCTTGAAGATAACCCCCGCTTTAATGCTGGTACTGGTTCAGTATTGCAATCTGATGGTCAAATCCGTATGAGTGCTTCCCTGATGGATGGTGCATCAGGGCGGTTTAGTGGTGTTATTAATATCTCACGGGTGAAAAATCCCATTGATTTAGCACAGTTTTTACAAAGTTCACCAGACCGAGTGCTATCAGATTTTGGATCGGCTGAGTTGGCGCGGGAAATGCAAATTCCCAGCTATAACGCTTTAACCGATTTGCGATTACAAGAGTGGATACAAGAGCGCCAAGATAATTTTAAAAGTACAATGGCTGGCGTGGTAGCAGAACCCGAACTTTTAGAAACCAGCAATGCCGGACGCGGTACTATCGGTGTAGTAGCCTTAGATACTTATGGTAAGTTAGCTGCTGGCACTTCTACTGGTGGTAAGGGCTTTGAAAGGATTGGAAGGGTAAGTGATTCTGCCATGCCCGCAGGTAATTATGCTACTAGTAATGCTGGTGTAAGTTGTACTGGCATTGGCGAAGATATTATTGATGAGTGTTTAGCTGCACGGATTGTAGTGCGTGTCACTGATGGGATGTCTTTGAAGGATGCCATGCAGCGATCGCTTGCAGAAGCGCACCAGAACAAACGGGATTTAGGAGCGATCGCCTTAGATGCTAGTGGAGCGATCGCTTGGGGTAAAACTAGCGAAATCTTACTCGCCGCCTACCACAACGGCGAAAAAATTGGCGACACCTTGGAATGGAATGATAGTGAGTTGATTGGCTATTGTTAA
- a CDS encoding ABC transporter permease: protein MLKRSPNQSSELSKLSVYPASTNIVSKSETPTKEAWRKFRRNRQAMFGIVVLLIIVLSVLLGPFIYNIPINKIDFAKSTLAPSWAHPFGTNDLGQDILARVLYGGRISIAVGIFSMSVAITLGTLIGALSGFYGGWLDIALMRLTDLCLALPRLPLLLLVIFLFRDAIKAIAGPELGIFVLIVLVIGGLNWMSVARLVRAGFLTVRELEFVTAARALGASPSRLIWIHILPNVISPVLVAATLSVSTAIVTESTLSFFGLGFPPDVPTWGRMLYEAQNFLEFAPHMVIFPGTAIFLTVLSINYIGDALRDALDPRLS from the coding sequence ATGTTGAAACGATCGCCTAATCAAAGTTCAGAACTATCCAAACTTTCAGTTTATCCAGCATCAACAAATATTGTTTCCAAGTCAGAAACGCCCACAAAAGAAGCATGGCGCAAGTTTCGTCGTAATCGTCAGGCGATGTTTGGTATTGTAGTCTTGCTGATTATAGTGTTAAGTGTTTTGTTGGGGCCATTTATTTATAATATTCCCATCAACAAAATTGACTTTGCTAAATCTACTCTTGCTCCCAGTTGGGCGCATCCATTTGGTACTAATGATTTAGGTCAAGATATATTAGCAAGAGTATTGTATGGCGGACGAATATCGATCGCAGTGGGAATTTTCTCGATGTCAGTAGCCATAACTCTCGGTACACTCATCGGCGCACTCTCTGGTTTTTATGGCGGCTGGCTGGATATTGCTTTAATGCGTTTGACAGATTTGTGTTTAGCTTTACCACGGCTACCATTATTATTACTGGTAATATTTTTGTTTCGGGATGCGATTAAAGCGATCGCAGGCCCAGAATTAGGTATATTTGTGTTGATAGTACTAGTAATTGGTGGACTTAACTGGATGTCTGTAGCCAGATTAGTCCGAGCCGGTTTTTTGACAGTGCGGGAGTTAGAATTTGTCACAGCAGCACGCGCCCTTGGTGCTTCCCCTAGTCGATTGATTTGGATTCATATTTTGCCCAACGTGATTAGTCCAGTACTAGTTGCTGCTACTCTTTCAGTAAGTACTGCGATCGTTACTGAATCAACCCTGAGTTTTTTTGGTCTAGGTTTTCCCCCTGATGTCCCAACTTGGGGAAGAATGCTTTATGAAGCGCAAAATTTTTTAGAATTTGCTCCCCACATGGTTATTTTCCCTGGTACAGCAATATTTCTCACCGTGCTAAGTATCAACTATATAGGTGATGCTTTACGAGATGCGCTAGATCCTAGATTGTCTTAA